The Heterodontus francisci isolate sHetFra1 chromosome 31, sHetFra1.hap1, whole genome shotgun sequence genome segment AGCTGGGCATCATTTCCTATGAAGAGCCTGATTAACCAATGGTCTTGTGGGACACTTTGATTAGGAGAATCAATCACTGACATTTAATGATAAAGGGCTAGAAATTCTGCTCCACAGTGCCCAGGTTTTTGGTACTATGAGTGCAGTTTTGTAACCAAAATGGCTTTCGCGCCACACAGACACAATTCGGTATGGGCCAAGCCGGACACCATTTTGATAAAGGCCAAACCAAGAGATGTCACAGAgaggacagcacagtggcgcagtggttagcaccgcagcctcacagctccaaaaacctgggttaggttctgggtactgcctgtgtggagtttgctagatctccctgtgaccatgtgggtttctgccgggtgctccggattcctcccaccaccaaagacttgcaggttgataggtaaattggccattgtaaattgcccctagtgtaggtaggagaatggtagggaatatgggattaatgtaggaggggatgtggtatggaaacgtgattaatgtaggattagtataaatgggtggttaatggttggcacagacttggtgggctgaagggcctgtttcagtgctttactgATGTCAGGCCATTAACATATGCAAATTAGGGGCCTAACACCTGCTTCTGCTCCCTTTTGCAACTTTGGCTTGTGCCTGAGGCAGCCAGCACCAGCCGATTGCCTCCAGGAAGACCAATTCTAAGCAGGACAGAATGAAAAAAAGGTTAGTACTCACCTTAATCACCTCTGCTGTCAGTCCCGAGATCTCCGATCTCACTCCTGACTCTGACTCCCAGGTCACCCCCATCTCTCGCTGGGCCTGATTCGGACCTGCTAGAACCACCACGACCCCCTACCTGATCAAGTTCCGTGGACCCCAACATTACTGCAAACCCCCACAATGTTCTTTCCTGCCATCTTACACTCTCCCGCATTGGCTTCTGAGGCCCAGCTGTTTCTCCTCCAGACCATTTCGATCTTACACAATTACCTGAACAGTGGCACGCCAACCTGTGTGGTCTCCTACTACTGTGCCTTCTACCCGATAATGAGGTCTGGGGCCCAAAATTTTGGGCTCCTCACACTTTCTCCTTTGAGCACAGGCTGCTAGCACTCTGTGGGTGAGGCGGCCAAAAATGGACACTGCTCAATTTCTAAGCCAAAATGTCGTTTTAAGTAGTTTAAGTAGTAGGCTGTATTATTATTACATTCAAATGGTAGGAAAGAAAAATTAGTAGCAACTTTGTAGAAGGCTAGTTGATGATAAGGTAATTTTTGTATGTATTTGTTTTTTAACTACTTGCACATTTGTGCCTTGAATTTAGGTTTGTTGAATAACATTGTATGAACAATTAATGCATTCTTATGCTATTTGAGCATGATTTTATTGAAAACATTCACCCCTTAAAATAAATGGATTAATGTTTCTTAAAATACCATTAAAATTTCAGAAGAGCCCAATTTCAAGGCTTTATTTGGTTTGACAGAGAAGGATACtacttttttttaaagtacaaAAGAAAGGCACAGGTAAGACATTTGAAAATTAACCAATGCAAGTAATAATTTTTAACTAACCATGATTTCGTAGTAGAGAATTTACCAAAATTTGTAGGCATTTTGAATGACAAATACAATTTGGCTATATGAGATCAGAAAATGCTTTACATTAAGAAGTTTTTTGAAAAACACATGTAACAATCAGACTGAAAGTTTAAAATTACAGCTTCTGAATTCATACTTCCCTGTGAAAAACAGTATCTACTGTTGCAAACATGCTGCAGCTCTAAAATGCACTATAATCCAATCCAACATGAGGCAAAATATAGTACAGCCCCTACAGGAAACAATGGTCCACCTCCTGAAGTTATTTAACTTTTTGAACTCAGCAATGCATATCCTCTTTAAGGATCCATTACCACATTTTACAATTGCCGTGTTTGCTTTAGGTGCTATCTGGTCACAATTCTCTCATCTTAACTCTGGAATTCTTTTGGTAATTGTGATCAACACGGTTTGGGTTGAACTTGAAAAAGACTAAACATTTCACAGTCTTTGATAGTGGAAAAATAGTGGCATATGTAAGTGTCAGCCCTCCAGCAGAATCAACAAACTGAATTAGTAAGCAACTGGGCTACATGTGTCCGAGAGACAGCTGCACTGTGTTGATTTGGATTCAGTACAGTCCAATGTTCCTTACCCTTTAACTGAAAACACGTTGAAGCTCAGTAACATCTCAGATCACTAAGATAATGCAAAATACATATAACCTAAACAGTACAAAAAAAACATTTACTTTGCGCTACATTGTCTAACTTTAGACCTTCTCCTAGTCATTCCTACGTGTTAATTTGAAATTTAAAATTCAAGCAAGTTGCAGTGGTGATTATACCAGTCTTCAATATTTTAATTCTCACTCAGTATACAGTGTACACAGTTGTCTGAATTCACAATGGAACACCACTTACCATGTATTGCACTTAAAAAGGTATGATTATAGTAACTAGAATACAACTGTGTAATATGATGTTTTCTTTTCTGTCAATGGTATAAATGTGTAGAAATAAGAAATGCATCCTTAGGTAGAACATTACTCAAAAGTAGGCACAGGAAATACAAGTATCACATACATCGTATCGACTTTCATTGCAAAGGAAATTAAGTTTTGCCTCTAACTGCCCATATAAAAGCAACAGTTCCACATTAAATTCATTGCAACATAAGCCGAAGACTTGTGCAGTCATTAGGGGAAATGTCTGCCGTGTGGTTGTTATACTATGCTGGTTATCACCCAGAGGCATTTAAGGCTTTTTTTAAATACTGGAAAACTGTAGCAACATATAATAACACTTGTGCTTTTTCCAGTGAAACTGTTCCTCTTGATAAAGTTTATTACTACACAATATATATATATCCGCTAATTCAAGTTGATCAACGTTATGTTGGGCAAAGTAGGAATCCTGAGAAAGAGGAATGGATGTATTCAGTGGAATATAACCCATTGGCTTGGTCTGAAGGCATCTGGACCCACACTTGGTCATGCTCTTTAAGTTCCAGTACAGCACTTCCTGATGCTTGATCAAGGTATCCTTTCTTATATTCATCATATGTGTATGTTGCAGGCACATTATTCTTGTACAGTGCCACCCATATATTGGTTCCCTTGACATGCACATGATAAGCAAAGTAGTAGACACCTGGTATTTGGCACGTGAATAGTCCAGTTGCTGGATTGTAACCATTTTGTCCATTATACAAAATCCTACCAAACTTAATGGGTGCCCCTGATGGTGGAAATGGTTTTGTCAGAATTGCAGTGAAAGCAGGAGCTACCCttgcagaaatttctcctcttccatATTGTGGTTTTTTAGGTTTTACAGCCCCTGGAATTTTTGCACCATCCACAGCTCCATCAATATGAAGGCTAGCCACACCTGTTATTTCCCCATTAATGATGATCCCAGGTGGGCCAGGTGGCCCAGGTAGACCAGGTGGACCTCGAGTTCCCATCATGCCTGGTATGCCAGGGCTTCCAGTTCGACCTGTTGGTCCTGTAATTCCTGGTTGACCTATTTTTCTTTCTCCTGGCAAACCAGGTGGTCCTGGTTCTCCTTTGGGACCTGGTAAACCTATTGGTCCTATGGGTCCTGTTGGCCCCTGAAGGCCTGGTATTCCTGAAGAACCTCTAGGTCCTGGTTGTCCTGCTTCTCCTGGTTCCCCTTTGGGTCCTACAGGGCCAGCTAATCCTGGGGCTCCAGgaacccctgtgtatccaccttcTCCTTTTTGACCAATTTGACCTGGTGCTCCTGGAGGTCCATGGAAACCTCTCTCTCCAGGTACACCTGGTTTTCCAGGTAACCCATTGTGTCCCTGTTCACCTTGCATTCCCTGCAGACCTGGTGGCCCAACAAGCCCAATTTCACCTTTAGCTCCTGGTACACCAGGTTTTCCCATTGATCCCTTAGGGCTCATAGCCCCCGGATATCCTGGTTCACCCCTAGCTCCAGGTTCACCACGCAAGCCTTTTGCACCTGGCTCACCATTGAGTCCTGAGGCACCTAGTCTCCCAGGAGGTCCTCGCTCTCCTTTAAATCCGTTCATTCCTGGCTTTGCATACCCTGGAGCTCCAGGCATACCACGAACACCAGGAGGTCCAGGCTCACCTTTATGACCTTGAGATCCCGGAATGCCTGATAACCCATCTTGACCTGGTTTTCCTATACCATCCAATCCTGGCTTTCCTGATGGTCCCTGAGGACCAGGTGGTCCTGGGGTGCCAGGTTCACCTTGTGGCCCTACTTCACCTTTCTCACCAGGACCACCAGGTAAACCATTAATTCCTGGTTTTCCTCTCCCAGGTTGACCTGGTGGTCCAGGTTTACCTGGTGCCGCTTCCTTACCTCTTGGACCTGGAGAACCTGGTTTTCCATATCCATTCTCACCTTTGGGACCACGATCCCCTGGAGGTCCACGTTCTCCCTTTGGACCAGGTTCTGCTCTAAGCCCTGGGGATCCAGCGGCTCCTGGTGCTCCTGGCTTACCAATGACAGAGAAACCAGAAGGCCCAGGTAATCCTGGAGGCCCGGGAAGGCCTCTAGGTCCAGTGTCTCCTCTGAGTCCTATATCGCCCTTAGGCCCAGGAATTCCTCTGATACCTGGTTTACCGGGTTGTCCTGGCAGTCCTGGTTTTCCAAAGCTTGCAAATCCTGGTGCCCCAGGTGGGCCTGTCCGTCCTTGAAGGCCAGGTTTTCCATTCCCTGGTTTCCCTGGTATTCCTGGTAATCCAGGAGGTCCTCTTGGCCCAGGTTTTCCTGGAGCACCTTTTGCACCCTTGAGATTTGAAGGAAGAATCACTGGAATTTCTGTtgtaattaaaaaaaaatgcaaaagaCATGTCAACAACCAAAAGTTAAATGATGAAATATTACTTTATGGCTTTTGAATTGACAGATATATTATAAATTATACTTATATCATTTATTAAATAATTTATTTTTATATTCTTTTTTCTATTCATTTTTTTATTTACTTTTAATACAAATTCAAAATGAGCACAGGTAATTTCATTGTCCACAACAAGACATTGGAATTTTTTTAAGCTTTAATTTTGAAGAGTTTTGCAGTTAGCAACAGGGCTATTATACAAaaaaaaatactgtggatactggaaatctgaaataaaaacagaaagtgttggaaatactcagcaggtcaggcagcatctttagagagagagaaaaagagttaacgaatcaggtcgatgacctttcatcggaattcAAATgatgaaaggttctgatgaaaggtcacagacctgaagcattaactctgtttctctctccacagatgctgcctgacctgctgagtatttcccgcactgtTTTTATTATGAGCTATTATAAACATCTGAAACAAACTGCAGTGTAAATTGGGCCTTGCACTAATGCCAATGATGTACTAACTCAGGGCTACAAAAATTTTCATTAACTTTCCACTTGAAAGGGACAGATATCATTGTGAGCGAACCAAATGAACTTGTCCATGACCTGTAATGAGATTTTGAATGAAAAGATAAAGGAAACAAAACAACCAAAGAAAAGAATTGAGTTGCACTGACTAAATCTAATTAGTGGCTAAAAATTCTTCAATGGCCCAAATTTTCCCCATAGAAAACCATGATGGATACTTAACTTTACCCATGGTGTAAATGTAACACAAAGAAGAGGTTCTAGCCACTGGTATGGAATATAACTTTTCAGCTTGCTATTGTCATAGTTAATAATGCCCAATGTTGCTAGATGACCTTCCAATCTCTTTTACATTTGCTTTCAGAATGTGCAACGTATTGGCTAAATCATGTCTGTTTGCCCTGATAAGTTTGTAGTGGTTCTTCTCCTGCAGGTCTTGTGGTGGCAGTGCACTGCACAATGATGCTAGGGAAGTAATTCAGGATGTTGACCTAGCCATgaagaagaaatggcaatatatggtcaagtcaggatgatgtgtgtcttGGAAGGGAATGGTGGGTATTTCCATGACATTACTGTCCTTATCCTTCTCGATGACAGAGGTAAATGAACCTGGAAAATGCTACCAAAGTGGCACCTCACTGCAATGTATCCTGTAGATGGTGCATATTGCAGCTGCAGTTTGCCAGTGGTGGAAGGATTAGGATGGTAATTCCAGTGGCAAAGGAGCCAATCAAGCAGATTTAGAGAGTTTTAAAGTGTTGTCCCCCAAGCTGAGCAATAGTATTATCCTTCATTCGTTAAGCCTGCTTTTACTACTTATTTACTCTCATACAGCAAAAGAGTACTCAAGCGCAACATCATTGCTTACAATACATTGCGAGGTAATCTCTATTTGAAGGCTTGTCTTCCAGTTATGTGTTTCTCTCATTGTGACAATCTGTAATGGAAGCAGAGCATTGTCCAGCTTCATATTATAAACTTTTTTGACGATAGCTTTTTCAGATGATATTTTAGATGGACTGTGTGTAATGAGAATTAAGTTATGTTTCTGTTAGCGGGAAACAAAATCAAATTTATTTTTCTTTGTGTGTGCGGAAGTGAAACAATACACAAATACTTTCTGGAGAATACCAACTAGCTTCATATCAAGGTGGCCCATCTTTATGTATGTCAATGCGTGTAAAGGGAACGCAATTAGGTTAAGATTGTTCGGGTAATATTAgagacattaccatttctgaatcccccaccatcaacagcctcagggttaccattgaccagaaactgaactggaccggaccagccatttaaatactgtggctacaagagcaggtcagaggctggaagtgCTGCAGCCAGTAActtacctccagactccccaaagcctgctcaccatctacaaggcacaaatcaggagtgtgatggaatactctccacttgcctggatgactgcagcttcaacaacaacaggaagctcgataccatccaagacaaagcgacccatccaccaccttaaacattcactccctccatcaccagcacactgtggcagcagtatgtactatctacaagatgcactacagcaactcaccaagattcttttgacagcacctttcaaacccacaatctctaccacctagaaggacaagggcagcaaatgcaaggaaacaccactacctgcaagttcccctccaagtcactcaccttactgacttggaactatatcgctgttccttgacggtcactgggtcaaaatcttggaacttactccctaacagcactgtgggtgtacctacaccacatggactgcaatggttcaaggaggcggttcaccaccaccttctcaagggaaattagggatgggcaataaatgctggcctggccagtgacgcccacatcccaagaatgaataaaaaaaaagacctcAACTGCACAATTTGTTCAGACTTTGCTATTAAACTGAAGCGGTCAGTGGAATGAATAAGAATAAAGGAAAAgggcttgcacttatatagcacctttcataacctcaggatgtcccaaaagacTTTTCACTCAATGACTTGTTTTTACTGTCGTAAAGTAGAAAACACAACAGCCAGCACAGCAAGGACCTACAAACAACAGTGTGATAATGACTAGTTCGTCTATTTTTCTAAGTGTAGTtagttgaagggtaaatattggccaggacaccaggaaaaactCCCCTACTCTTTTTCAAATAGGTCCCGGGatcctttatatccacctgagagcagGCTGGGCATCAGTTTAATGCCTCAGCTAAAATACTATACTCTCAACAGCAcaggactcactcagtactgcattggagtgactGCCTGGattaacccacaaccttctgacttagaggtgagtgctaccaactgagtcacaaggTCTGGAAATATAATGCAAGTATTTTGTTGCATTTCATCTATGTAGATATTTCAACTATTATATATATATCACAATTACAGATACAAAACTGCCAGTGGATATGTGACTTTTTAGTACTGCGTGTCACAAAAAAAATTACTGTAAAGAGTAAATGAAGTGCTATGTTTGAATTTTCAAAtcagtaatttaacaattaattgttcaAAATATCTACATTTTACACAAGCGAATTCTAATTGTTTTTCCTCAAAATTCCAAAAATCCACATTCACACCTTTTATAGTTTATTGTCCCTGAAAGTGCAACTTCAAATCTCGCAGTTTACATTGTATACTTTTTATAATGAAATGGGGAAAAATATAAAGTACTGCCAAAATTTTATTGTGAATGTATTCAGAATTTTATGTTAAAACTGTTACAAACTAGAACAACTGAAAATGTAACAATTCTGAAGGACAAAATGTTATTTTTTTGTAAATGATTTAATTGATTTTACCTTTTTAACGTAAACATTTTATCCAATAATGTTGACATTTAAATTAATAATTTTGAGATTTGAACCTCAACTCCTTAAGAGCTTCACACATGACTTGTTTGCTTGGTCAGGTGCTGTTGTACTCTGTGGAGTACTGCCAAGGGTACTCATTCACCAGCCATCGCCCTGATTTaatgtgtaaatgtatgtcttagaTTGATCCTGTCGATTTCCTATAGCTTGCTTTTGAATGGCTAAAATTTCTGGGTCCATTTAGCTCATTACCAAACCAGGTAGTATTTTTACTTCCCAAGCCATTAGCTAAGGCCTAAATAAACCTTTTATAAGTACAGAATAATGGTGCAGATTTTCCAATCCATGTGAATTCTGTGTGTTCCTTTTTAATCAGTTCGATGTGGATGAATTCTTAGTGCTCATAAGTAAGTAATATTGTATGAATGGCAAGTGTTGGTTGGTCGTGCTGCAAATCACAGTGCAGTCACCTTGTTTCCAGGCACTAATTAGGTACTATTAAAGGGGAAGCAGCTGCAATAAGCCATAAAATGAACTGATTATTTGTTTCATGAACAAAGTTCAGTGTGACCATCCAGAGAACTTTCTTTCTCAGTGGACAGAAAGTTTCCAGTATTTTCTTCACTAGCTGTGACATGCTGCAGAATGCTCAATACTTCAAATGATCAATTTAGTCTTTGCCAACTTCTTAGGCACATGTAAGACTCACTATAGTGTAACTTTCTCCAATTGGTTAAGTTTAATTACCACACATAAAACAGGCATACCAATTGGAAGTAACCATATAACAAATTTTCACCAGTATAGTACTTAGCAACTAATTCCCATAAAAACCGACTGTCCAAAGCTACTAGGATCCGCTGTTAGGAAACTGCAGTTAAAAAGGTGGGAAGGAA includes the following:
- the col8a2 gene encoding collagen alpha-2(VIII) chain isoform X3; its protein translation is MLQMNIFILLLMSIIGYVFSGGYSPSKYVHPMVKGPAGPPFREGKGQYIEIPVILPSNLKGAKGAPGKPGPRGPPGLPGIPGKPGNGKPGLQGRTGPPGAPGFASFGKPGLPGQPGKPGIRGIPGPKGDIGLRGDTGPRGLPGPPGLPGPSGFSVIGKPGAPGAAGSPGLRAEPGPKGERGPPGDRGPKGENGYGKPGSPGPRGKEAAPGKPGPPGQPGRGKPGINGLPGGPGEKGEVGPQGEPGTPGPPGPQGPSGKPGLDGIGKPGQDGLSGIPGSQGHKGEPGPPGVRGMPGAPGYAKPGMNGFKGERGPPGRLGASGLNGEPGAKGLRGEPGARGEPGYPGAMSPKGSMGKPGVPGAKGEIGLVGPPGLQGMQGEQGHNGLPGKPGVPGERGFHGPPGAPGQIGQKGEGGYTGVPGAPGLAGPVGPKGEPGEAGQPGPRGSSGIPGLQGPTGPIGPIGLPGPKGEPGPPGLPGERKIGQPGITGPTGRTGSPGIPGMMGTRGPPGLPGPPGPPGIIINGEITGVASLHIDGAVDGAKIPGAVKPKKPQYGRGEISARVAPAFTAILTKPFPPSGAPIKFGRILYNGQNGYNPATGLFTCQIPGVYYFAYHVHVKGTNIWVALYKNNVPATYTYDEYKKGYLDQASGSAVLELKEHDQVWVQMPSDQANGLYSTEYIHSSFSGFLLCPT
- the col8a2 gene encoding collagen alpha-2(VIII) chain isoform X2, with the translated sequence MTQITRERTMLQMNIFILLLMSIIGYVFSGGYSPSKYVHPMVKGPAGPPFREGKGQYIEIPVILPSNLKGAKGAPGKPGPRGPPGLPGIPGKPGNGKPGLQGRTGPPGAPGFASFGKPGLPGQPGKPGIRGIPGPKGDIGLRGDTGPRGLPGPPGLPGPSGFSVIGKPGAPGAAGSPGLRAEPGPKGERGPPGDRGPKGENGYGKPGSPGPRGKEAAPGKPGPPGQPGRGKPGINGLPGGPGEKGEVGPQGEPGTPGPPGPQGPSGKPGLDGIGKPGQDGLSGIPGSQGHKGEPGPPGVRGMPGAPGYAKPGMNGFKGERGPPGRLGASGLNGEPGAKGLRGEPGARGEPGYPGAMSPKGSMGKPGVPGAKGEIGLVGPPGLQGMQGEQGHNGLPGKPGVPGERGFHGPPGAPGQIGQKGEGGYTGVPGAPGLAGPVGPKGEPGEAGQPGPRGSSGIPGLQGPTGPIGPIGLPGPKGEPGPPGLPGERKIGQPGITGPTGRTGSPGIPGMMGTRGPPGLPGPPGPPGIIINGEITGVASLHIDGAVDGAKIPGAVKPKKPQYGRGEISARVAPAFTAILTKPFPPSGAPIKFGRILYNGQNGYNPATGLFTCQIPGVYYFAYHVHVKGTNIWVALYKNNVPATYTYDEYKKGYLDQASGSAVLELKEHDQVWVQMPSDQANGLYSTEYIHSSFSGFLLCPT
- the col8a2 gene encoding collagen alpha-2(VIII) chain isoform X1, which gives rise to MVSNFESIEHVLSMITRERTMLQMNIFILLLMSIIGYVFSGGYSPSKYVHPMVKGPAGPPFREGKGQYIEIPVILPSNLKGAKGAPGKPGPRGPPGLPGIPGKPGNGKPGLQGRTGPPGAPGFASFGKPGLPGQPGKPGIRGIPGPKGDIGLRGDTGPRGLPGPPGLPGPSGFSVIGKPGAPGAAGSPGLRAEPGPKGERGPPGDRGPKGENGYGKPGSPGPRGKEAAPGKPGPPGQPGRGKPGINGLPGGPGEKGEVGPQGEPGTPGPPGPQGPSGKPGLDGIGKPGQDGLSGIPGSQGHKGEPGPPGVRGMPGAPGYAKPGMNGFKGERGPPGRLGASGLNGEPGAKGLRGEPGARGEPGYPGAMSPKGSMGKPGVPGAKGEIGLVGPPGLQGMQGEQGHNGLPGKPGVPGERGFHGPPGAPGQIGQKGEGGYTGVPGAPGLAGPVGPKGEPGEAGQPGPRGSSGIPGLQGPTGPIGPIGLPGPKGEPGPPGLPGERKIGQPGITGPTGRTGSPGIPGMMGTRGPPGLPGPPGPPGIIINGEITGVASLHIDGAVDGAKIPGAVKPKKPQYGRGEISARVAPAFTAILTKPFPPSGAPIKFGRILYNGQNGYNPATGLFTCQIPGVYYFAYHVHVKGTNIWVALYKNNVPATYTYDEYKKGYLDQASGSAVLELKEHDQVWVQMPSDQANGLYSTEYIHSSFSGFLLCPT